CACCGGCGGCCATCGTGCCGATCCGTACCCTGCAGAATATGGCGCGTAACCCCAATTTCGGCGGCGAGATCATGGTCATTGGTCTTGGCTGTGAAAAGTTGCAGCCCACCCGTCTGCTGCGCCCCGAAGACGACGGCGCTCAACCTCTGAAAGTGGTGGATCCGGCGGAGCTGGAGCAGGACTCGATCCTCAGCCTGCAGGATGAACAGTTCAACGGTTTTGGCGAGATGGTCGAGGGCATTCTGGCCATGGCCGAGCGCCATCTGCACAAGCTCAATCAGCGCCAGCGCGAGACCTGTCCGGCCTCCGAGCTGGTCGTAGGGATGCAGTGCGGTGGCAGCGATGCTTTTTCCGGGATCACCGCCAACCCGGCAGTGGGGTATGCCACCGATCTGATCGTGCGTGCCGGTGGCAGCGTGATGTTCTCGGAAGTGACCGAAGTCCGTGATGCCATCCATCTGCTGACCCCCCGTGCCGCCACCCGTGAGGTGGGGGAGGCGCTGATCCGTGAAATGGAGTGGTACGACAATTACCTCAACATGGGGCAGGCCGACCGCAGTGCTAATCCGTCCCCCGGTAACAAGAAGGGCGGGTTGAGTAATGTGGTGGAGAAGGCACTGGGTTCCATTGCCAAGTCTGGTACCAGCCCGATCGTCGATGTACTCAGCCCCGGTGAACGCATTCGCCGTCGTGGTCTGATCTTCGCCGCTACCCCGGCCAGTGACTTTATCTGCGGCACGCTGCAGTTTGCCTCCGGTATGAATCTGCAGGTGTTCACCACCGGCCGTGGCACGCCGTATGGGCTGGCCGTGGCGCCAGTCATCAAGGTGTCCACCAACAGCACCCTGGGTAATCGCTGGCACGATCTGATCGATCTGGATGCCGGGCGTATTGCCACCGGGCAGGCCAGTATTGCCGATGTCGGCTGGGAGCTGTTCCGGCTGATTCTCGACGTGGCCAGTGGCCGCACCCAGGTCGCAGCGGACAAACTCGGCCTGCATAACGATCTGGTGCTGTTTAACCCGGCTCCGGTGACCTGAGTCTTGACGAAGGGGCTGCAGCGCCATGCGCGCTGTGGCCTCTTTGAACTGCCTTGCCGCTATCAGTTCGCGCCAGTCGCAATGTTCTAGTGCAAAGGTTGTATGACAACTGACTTGATTTTACCTTTGTCACTTGTATGATGTATTACAAATTATGTTTTCGAGCGGTGAACGGTGTACCAGAGCAGGTCTGTTCTCCACGTAAAACGTGTTCAAAATACTGAGGAATAAAAAATGGCACTATCCGTTGAACGTATCCGCCAGTCTCTGTGTGATGGCCTGCTGTCTTTCCCCATCACCGATCTGGACGACAAGGGCCAGTTCAATCCTGACACCTACCGTCAGCGTATCGAGTGGTTTGTCAGCCACGGCGTATCGGCGGTGTTCGTCGCGGGTGGTACCGGTGAATTCTTCTCCCTGTCGCTGGATGAATACCGTCAGATCGTCAAGATTGCCGTCGATACCGTGGCTGGTCGTGTACCGGTGATCGCCAGTGCCGGGCGCAGCATTCCCGATGCCATCAGCTTCTGCAAAGCCGCAGAAGAAGTAGGCTGTGACGGTATTCTGCTGATGCCTCCCTACCTGACCGAATGCCCCGCTGACGGCGTGATGGCCTATGCTCGCGAAGTGATCAACAGCACCCCGCTGCAGGTGATCTACTACAACCGCGCCAATGGCATCCTGCAGGCAGAGCACGTACGTCAGCTGGCGGCTGAATGCCCCAACCTGATCGCCCTGAAAGACGGCGTGGGCAACATCGCTGCCCTCAACGACACCATCAAGACGGTGGGTGATCGTCTGGCTTATATCGGTGGTGTGCCCACCGCGGAAATCTTTGCTGAAGCCTATCTGGCCATCGGTGTCAGCACCTACTCTTCGGCGGTGTTCAACTTCATGCCGGACATGGCCAACACCTTCTACCGCGCCCTGCGTGGTGGTGATCAGGCGACCGTGACCCGCATCATCAAGGACTTCTTCATTCCGTTCTGCCGCCTGCGTGACCGCAAGAAAGGCTATGCGGTGAGCCTGATCAAGGCCGGTGCCACGATCATTGGCCGCTCTGCCGGTAATGTACGTGCGCCGCTGACCATGCCGACCGAGGCGGAATATGCCGAGCTTGAGCAGATCATCAAGGCCAATTCCTGAGGCTTCTCCTGGCGCGCGATCTCTGAGCGGCCTGCTGACCCATGATCTGCGGCTGACGATCAACTAGACCCAACACTCTGCGGGCGCGGTGAACTGCGCCGCAGAGCCGCAGGAGCGAGACATGTTTCCGACCATAAAAACAATGAAAGTGGTCCCGGTGGCCGGGTATGACGGTTTTCTGTTGAACCTGAGTGGCGGCCATGCCCCGTGGTTCATTCGCAGCGTCGTGGTGCTGGAAGACAGCGACGGCCATGTCGGTGTGGGCGAAGTACCTGCCTCCAGTGGCATTCTGAGCACGCTGGAACAAAGCCGTGAGCTGGTCGAAGGCCAGAACATCAAGCATTACAAAGCCATTCTCAACCGCGTACGGGCGGCCATTTCCGGTCAGGCCAATGATGTACGCGGCAACCAGACCTTTGATTTGCGCATCGCTGTGCATGTCATCACCGCTATTGAATCCGCACTGCTTGATCTGGTGGGGCAGCACATGGGCGTGCCGGTGGCCGACCTGCTGGGTCAGTACGGCAAGCAGCGTGATGAAGTGGAGGCGCTGGGCTATCTGTTCCTGCTTGGTGATCCCGATAAAACCGATCTGCCCTATCCGCGCTGCAGTCACCCGACCGATGACTGGGACCGGGTCCGCACGCAGGAGGCCCTGACCCCTGAGAAGGTGGCCGGACTGGCCAAAGCGGCCTATGCCCGTTATGGCTTCAAGGATTTCAAGCTCAAGGGTGGTGTACTGGATGGCCGTCAGGAAGCCGAATGCGTTGCGGCGCTGTACGAGGCCTTCCCCCATGCCCGTCTTACCCTTGACCCCAACGGCGCCTGGACGCTGCAGCAGGCGGTGGAGTATCTGACCCCGATCAGACACATGCTCAGCTACGCCGAAGACCCCTGTGGTCAGGAAGGCCCCTGGTCAGGGCGTGAAACCATGGCCGAATTCAAGCGCCTGACCGGCCTGAAAACCGCCACCAACATGATCGCCACGGATTTCCAGCAGCTGTATAACGCGGTGCGCCTGAACTCGGTGGATATTCCGCTGGCGGACTGCCACTTCTGGACCATGCAGGGCGCCGTGGCGGTCGGTGAGCTGTGCAACGAATGGGGCATGACCTGGGGTTCGCACAGTAATAACCACTTCGATATTTCACTGGCGATGATGACTCATGTGGCGGCCGCCTGCCCCGGTGAGATCACCGCCATCGACACCCACTGGATCTGGCAGGACGGCCAGCGTATCACCCGTGAGCCGCTGCTGATTCGTGACGGCAAGCTGCGGGTGCCGAACAAGCCAGGTCTCGGTATCGAGCTGGATCAGGACAAACTGGAAGAGGCCCATCGTCTGTATCGCAGTCTGAGTCTCGGCCAGCGTAACGACGCCATGGCCATGCAGTATCTGATTCCTGGCTGGCGTTTTGATCCCAAGCGGCCGGCACTGGTGCGCTAAGGTACAGGCAGGCTGACCGGTGTAAGTACCTGCTATGGCAGACAGTCAGGCATAGCAGGTGCTGAGGGGGAGTGCTGGGCGTGATCCTCACAGAAAGTCACGTTGTATGATGAATGGCAAATGGGATAATGTAGCTCCTGAAACGGCAGCAGTGCATGCTGTCCGTCGGTCAGCCCGCTGAGGGCTGCCGCTGGTGACCGCTTTACGAATGGAACGAGTTATGTTGGAAAAACTTTCCTCTGGTCAGATCACTATCGAAAAGGTCGCCCGTCCCGGCAACCTGGCCAGCCATGTGGCTGAGCAGCTGGAAAAAATGATCGTGCAGGGTCAGATTGCGGTAGGCGACAAGCTGCCGACAGAAAACAACCTGTGCGACATGTTCGGTGTCAGCCGTACGGTTATCCGCGAAGCCATCACCCAGCTGAAATCACTGGGGCTGGTGGAAACCCGCCGCGGTGTCGGCACCACGGTACTGCGCAATCAGACCTCGGAAACCTTCTACGCCTACAGCATTAACCCGTCGGCGGTGGAGGATATCCTGCATATTCTCGAATTGCGTCTGAGCGTGGAAACCACCGCTGCGGAGCTGGCGGCACTGCGCCACAGTGCTGATGATCTGGCTCGCATGGAGCAGAGCATGGCCGATTTCGACAAGGCCATGCAGGATGGCAGTCTGGCCCGCGAAGCGGATTTTGACTTCCACTACGCCATCGCCCTGGCTACCGGCAATCCGTTCATCCGGCAGTTCTACGAGCAGTTCAACAAAAACATCATCCCCCGCGCCAAAATCGTCAACGCCAATCTGGATCACTCCGCCACGGAAGAATATCTTGCCCGGGTGCGTCAGGAGCATACCGCTATCCTTGATGCCATCCGCGCCAGAGATACCGAAGGTGCCCGCAAGGCGATGCACAGCCACCTCTACCGCGCCTACCACCTGTACGAGCAGTACCGCTCCAGCCAGCAGGGCTGAGCGACACCCTGATTACGCCGGCCCTGTGCCTGCGTACTCAGCCACGCTGACAGACAGGACGACTGCCTGTCGGCCTGATACCGCACAGATAACTTACTAACGCTGCTGG
This Pokkaliibacter sp. MBI-7 DNA region includes the following protein-coding sequences:
- the garD gene encoding galactarate dehydratase, yielding MSHETPITIKIQDSDNVAIVVNRAGLAAGTVLADGTELLEHVPAGHKVALAAIPAGGNVLRYGEVIGHAIADIARGQWVNEHRVALPTPPRLEDLPLATRPAPEQEALEGYTFEGYRNEDGSVGTRNILGISTSVQCVAGMTNYVVKRIREELLPRFPNVDDVVALNHTYGCGVAIGAPAAIVPIRTLQNMARNPNFGGEIMVIGLGCEKLQPTRLLRPEDDGAQPLKVVDPAELEQDSILSLQDEQFNGFGEMVEGILAMAERHLHKLNQRQRETCPASELVVGMQCGGSDAFSGITANPAVGYATDLIVRAGGSVMFSEVTEVRDAIHLLTPRAATREVGEALIREMEWYDNYLNMGQADRSANPSPGNKKGGLSNVVEKALGSIAKSGTSPIVDVLSPGERIRRRGLIFAATPASDFICGTLQFASGMNLQVFTTGRGTPYGLAVAPVIKVSTNSTLGNRWHDLIDLDAGRIATGQASIADVGWELFRLILDVASGRTQVAADKLGLHNDLVLFNPAPVT
- the kdgD gene encoding 5-dehydro-4-deoxyglucarate dehydratase — its product is MALSVERIRQSLCDGLLSFPITDLDDKGQFNPDTYRQRIEWFVSHGVSAVFVAGGTGEFFSLSLDEYRQIVKIAVDTVAGRVPVIASAGRSIPDAISFCKAAEEVGCDGILLMPPYLTECPADGVMAYAREVINSTPLQVIYYNRANGILQAEHVRQLAAECPNLIALKDGVGNIAALNDTIKTVGDRLAYIGGVPTAEIFAEAYLAIGVSTYSSAVFNFMPDMANTFYRALRGGDQATVTRIIKDFFIPFCRLRDRKKGYAVSLIKAGATIIGRSAGNVRAPLTMPTEAEYAELEQIIKANS
- a CDS encoding enolase C-terminal domain-like protein produces the protein MFPTIKTMKVVPVAGYDGFLLNLSGGHAPWFIRSVVVLEDSDGHVGVGEVPASSGILSTLEQSRELVEGQNIKHYKAILNRVRAAISGQANDVRGNQTFDLRIAVHVITAIESALLDLVGQHMGVPVADLLGQYGKQRDEVEALGYLFLLGDPDKTDLPYPRCSHPTDDWDRVRTQEALTPEKVAGLAKAAYARYGFKDFKLKGGVLDGRQEAECVAALYEAFPHARLTLDPNGAWTLQQAVEYLTPIRHMLSYAEDPCGQEGPWSGRETMAEFKRLTGLKTATNMIATDFQQLYNAVRLNSVDIPLADCHFWTMQGAVAVGELCNEWGMTWGSHSNNHFDISLAMMTHVAAACPGEITAIDTHWIWQDGQRITREPLLIRDGKLRVPNKPGLGIELDQDKLEEAHRLYRSLSLGQRNDAMAMQYLIPGWRFDPKRPALVR
- a CDS encoding FadR/GntR family transcriptional regulator, with product MLEKLSSGQITIEKVARPGNLASHVAEQLEKMIVQGQIAVGDKLPTENNLCDMFGVSRTVIREAITQLKSLGLVETRRGVGTTVLRNQTSETFYAYSINPSAVEDILHILELRLSVETTAAELAALRHSADDLARMEQSMADFDKAMQDGSLAREADFDFHYAIALATGNPFIRQFYEQFNKNIIPRAKIVNANLDHSATEEYLARVRQEHTAILDAIRARDTEGARKAMHSHLYRAYHLYEQYRSSQQG